A genomic segment from Flavobacterium inviolabile encodes:
- a CDS encoding murein L,D-transpeptidase catalytic domain family protein, with protein MVYRIFPVLFLFLLSFKPVSIKETDPPKLVAANAKASFELKVKSLYTTLNTKSYSMPKLESFTKALEGFYQLKEQGVIKKDILTLIDFSLSSTQKRLWVIDMATNTILLQSVVSHGKNSGDEFANQFSNETNSFKSSLGFYATGEVYQGKHGMSLRLDGLEYGINDNARNRAVVMHGADYANESFISSQGRLGRSQGCPAVPVALHKEIINLIKDQSCLFIYHPSRNYEMKSKLIS; from the coding sequence ATGGTTTACAGAATTTTCCCGGTTTTGTTTCTTTTTTTATTGTCTTTTAAGCCAGTTTCAATCAAGGAAACAGACCCGCCAAAGTTAGTAGCAGCCAATGCGAAAGCCTCATTTGAATTAAAAGTTAAAAGCTTATATACAACCCTGAATACCAAATCCTACTCGATGCCGAAACTGGAAAGTTTTACAAAAGCTTTGGAAGGTTTCTATCAGTTAAAAGAACAAGGCGTTATCAAAAAAGATATTTTGACTTTAATAGATTTTAGTCTGTCCTCCACTCAAAAAAGACTTTGGGTGATTGATATGGCTACGAACACTATCTTACTTCAGTCTGTGGTTTCCCACGGGAAAAACAGCGGAGATGAATTTGCCAACCAGTTTTCCAATGAAACCAATTCGTTCAAAAGTAGTTTAGGATTCTATGCTACCGGAGAAGTTTATCAGGGTAAACACGGAATGTCCCTACGTTTGGACGGACTGGAATATGGCATCAATGACAATGCAAGAAACAGAGCAGTTGTGATGCACGGTGCTGATTATGCTAATGAAAGTTTTATTTCTTCACAAGGAAGACTGGGAAGAAGTCAGGGTTGTCCTGCTGTTCCTGTTGCACTTCACAAGGAAATCATTAACCTGATAAAAGACCAGTCGTGCCTTTTTATCTACCATCCATCACGCAATTACGAAATGAAATCAAAATTAATCTCGTAA
- a CDS encoding DUF5916 domain-containing protein, giving the protein MKNAVLFIFIILNTTFLSGQEINNELEKIAIRKKILNARLSSSAVTIDGKLQETAWEQAEIASGFITYQPDNGSLVSPEKRTEVRVLYDDDGIYIGAMLYDDPAKIVKEITERDKFGTSDFFGIFINGYNDGQQDFRFFVTTAGTQLDCIATAGGEDYTWDGIWHSSVSITDFGWTVEMKIPYAAIRFSEQKDQIWGVNFFREIRRDRQKYTWNHIDNKIGATITQAGILKGIANIKPPTRLFLIPYSSVYLNHNDDGTKTEFKAGMDIKYGLSDSFTLDAILVPDFGQTAFDNVILNLGPFEQEFNENRPFFTEGTDLFNKGKLLYSRRIGGEPSTTPTTTEDEEVTHFPGRVNLLNALKLSGRTSKGLGIGVMNAITEKTEATVRNTVTGATRTEVVEPLTNYNILVLDQRFRKNSSVSLVNTSVLRNGNFRDANVSAVLFDLNTKANTYNLAGNAKYSHLNTAEKPQNGYTTYLNFSKTSGKYRFSANTTYISKDYDINDMGIIFETNYHNFYVNGNYRILNPNTTFNSFKISTINYIEIQNTTGRLQEATFELTLDSDSKKNHYIGGGLGLSPFETYDFYQPRREGRFVYNPRYFSTWLDISSNYNYPFALDANIYLDLFDQDKRHTYGIRLSPRYRFNDKLTLVYAIDWTRQNDDKGWVDFDEDAIIFANRNRNTIENTIVGKFSLNNKMTFNLKARYYWSYAENLNFLSLTNDGHFTPNPGYNEDKNSNFKIWNFDLSYSWWFAPGSQLSVLYRNNAIHNEKHLNKNIIDNLDNTLSNNLNNTFSISFRYYIDYNNAKKWFKT; this is encoded by the coding sequence ATGAAAAACGCAGTTTTATTCATTTTTATTATCCTGAACACAACTTTTCTCTCCGGTCAGGAAATAAATAATGAACTTGAAAAAATTGCAATCCGGAAAAAAATACTCAATGCAAGGCTGTCTTCTTCCGCTGTAACGATTGACGGAAAGCTGCAGGAAACCGCATGGGAACAAGCGGAAATAGCATCCGGTTTTATCACCTATCAGCCCGATAACGGAAGCCTTGTTAGTCCGGAAAAACGCACCGAAGTCCGTGTATTGTATGACGATGACGGTATCTATATTGGCGCCATGCTTTATGATGATCCTGCCAAAATTGTAAAAGAAATTACCGAACGGGACAAATTCGGAACCTCCGATTTCTTTGGTATTTTTATTAACGGCTATAACGACGGGCAGCAGGATTTCCGCTTTTTTGTAACTACTGCCGGCACACAGCTGGACTGCATTGCCACCGCAGGCGGTGAAGATTATACCTGGGACGGCATCTGGCACAGCAGCGTCAGCATTACCGACTTTGGCTGGACAGTTGAAATGAAAATTCCTTATGCCGCCATACGGTTTTCCGAACAGAAAGACCAGATCTGGGGTGTGAACTTTTTCAGGGAAATCCGGCGTGACCGCCAAAAATATACCTGGAACCATATTGACAATAAAATTGGCGCCACCATCACGCAGGCCGGTATTTTAAAGGGCATTGCCAATATAAAACCGCCTACCCGGTTGTTCCTGATTCCTTATTCTTCCGTATATCTGAACCATAATGATGACGGTACCAAAACAGAGTTCAAAGCCGGAATGGATATCAAATACGGGCTCAGTGATTCTTTTACGCTGGACGCCATTCTGGTACCCGATTTCGGCCAGACGGCTTTCGACAATGTCATCCTGAACCTGGGGCCTTTTGAACAGGAATTCAACGAAAACCGCCCTTTCTTTACGGAAGGTACCGATCTTTTCAACAAAGGAAAACTCCTGTATTCCCGCAGAATCGGAGGCGAGCCTTCCACTACTCCAACCACCACTGAAGACGAGGAAGTCACCCATTTTCCGGGCAGGGTTAATTTACTGAATGCCTTAAAACTTTCCGGAAGAACATCCAAAGGACTGGGCATAGGCGTGATGAATGCCATTACCGAAAAAACCGAAGCCACCGTCCGGAATACCGTTACCGGGGCTACCCGGACTGAAGTTGTCGAACCGTTAACGAACTATAATATCCTGGTACTGGACCAGCGATTCCGGAAAAATTCCTCTGTATCCCTGGTGAATACCAGCGTGCTTCGCAACGGAAATTTCCGGGATGCAAATGTATCGGCAGTACTGTTCGACCTCAACACCAAAGCCAATACTTACAACCTTGCCGGAAACGCAAAATACAGCCATCTCAACACTGCCGAAAAACCGCAAAACGGGTATACCACCTATCTGAACTTTAGTAAAACCAGCGGCAAATACCGTTTTAGTGCCAACACTACCTATATCTCGAAAGACTACGATATTAATGATATGGGAATCATTTTTGAAACCAATTACCACAACTTTTATGTGAACGGGAATTACCGTATCCTGAATCCGAACACCACCTTTAATTCTTTCAAGATAAGTACGATTAATTATATCGAAATCCAGAATACCACCGGCCGTTTGCAGGAAGCTACGTTTGAGCTGACCCTGGATTCCGACAGTAAAAAAAATCATTATATCGGCGGAGGCCTAGGCTTATCTCCTTTTGAAACCTACGATTTTTACCAGCCGCGCCGGGAAGGACGTTTTGTGTACAATCCCAGATATTTCAGTACGTGGCTTGATATTTCTTCCAATTACAACTACCCTTTTGCCTTGGATGCCAATATTTACCTCGATCTTTTCGATCAGGACAAAAGGCATACCTATGGCATCCGCCTGAGTCCGCGTTATCGTTTTAACGACAAACTAACCCTGGTTTACGCTATTGACTGGACCCGTCAGAATGACGATAAAGGCTGGGTAGATTTTGATGAGGATGCGATTATTTTTGCCAACAGAAACCGGAATACCATTGAAAATACCATCGTTGGGAAATTTTCGCTTAACAACAAAATGACCTTCAACCTGAAAGCCCGTTACTATTGGTCGTATGCCGAAAACCTGAATTTTCTTTCACTGACAAACGACGGACATTTCACACCCAATCCCGGTTATAACGAGGACAAAAACTCCAATTTTAAAATCTGGAATTTCGATTTATCCTACTCCTGGTGGTTCGCACCCGGCAGCCAGCTTTCGGTTCTTTACCGGAATAATGCAATTCACAACGAAAAGCACTTAAATAAAAATATTATTGATAATTTAGACAACACTTTAAGCAATAATCTAAACAACACATTTTCAATTAGTTTTCGTTACTACATTGATTACAACAATGCAAAAAAATGGTTTAAAACATGA
- the gpmI gene encoding 2,3-bisphosphoglycerate-independent phosphoglycerate mutase → MKKKVILMILDGWGKSPDPKVSAIDNANTPFIDSLYTQYPNASLRTDGLNVGLPEGQMGNSEVGHMNLGAGRIIYQDLAKINLAVQNKTLNNEKVLRDAFEYARNNNKKVHFLGLLSDGGVHSHTSHLKGLLDAAQDFGLKDVFVHAFTDGRDVDPKSGVHYIEDLENYLHKSSARLASVVGRYYAMDRDKRWERIKLAYDLIVNGKGVPTQNPVSSVLASYHNNITDEFIEPIVVVDNNQQPVATIANGDVVIFFNFRTDRGRQLTEALSQKDLHEQNMHKLDLYYVTMTNYDDTYQNVHVIYDKDNITETLGEVLEKNGKKQIRIAETEKYPHVTFFFSGGREAPFVGESRLLCPSPKVATYDLKPEMSAFDLKDALIPELKKGDVDFVCLNFANGDMVGHTGVMEAAIKACEAVDICVKEVIETALENNYTTIVIADHGNCETMINPDGTPNTAHTTNPVPIILVDKDLKYIDNGILGDLAPTILELMGIEKPAVMTQHSLLRPFEK, encoded by the coding sequence ATGAAAAAGAAAGTAATTTTAATGATTTTGGACGGTTGGGGAAAATCTCCCGACCCAAAAGTTTCTGCAATTGACAATGCCAATACTCCTTTTATAGATAGTCTTTATACCCAATATCCAAATGCTTCCCTGCGAACGGACGGCTTAAATGTAGGCTTACCCGAAGGACAAATGGGCAACTCCGAAGTGGGTCACATGAATCTGGGTGCCGGAAGGATCATTTACCAGGACCTGGCAAAAATTAACCTGGCGGTACAAAACAAAACATTAAACAACGAAAAGGTTTTACGGGATGCTTTTGAATACGCCAGAAACAACAATAAAAAAGTACACTTTTTAGGACTGCTCTCTGATGGCGGGGTGCATTCCCACACTTCACACCTGAAAGGCTTATTGGATGCGGCTCAGGATTTCGGACTGAAAGATGTTTTTGTACATGCTTTTACCGACGGACGTGATGTTGATCCAAAATCGGGGGTACACTATATAGAAGACCTAGAAAACTACCTTCACAAATCATCGGCCCGCCTGGCTTCGGTTGTTGGCCGTTACTACGCCATGGATCGTGACAAAAGATGGGAGCGTATTAAACTTGCCTATGACCTGATCGTAAACGGAAAAGGTGTTCCTACCCAAAATCCTGTTTCGAGTGTACTGGCCAGTTACCACAACAATATTACCGATGAATTTATTGAACCGATAGTTGTTGTGGACAACAATCAGCAGCCGGTTGCCACAATAGCAAACGGGGATGTTGTGATTTTCTTTAATTTCAGAACCGACAGAGGCCGTCAGCTAACCGAAGCTTTATCGCAGAAAGACCTGCACGAGCAAAACATGCACAAACTGGATCTGTATTATGTAACCATGACAAACTATGATGATACCTACCAGAATGTTCATGTGATTTACGACAAAGACAACATCACCGAAACACTGGGAGAAGTACTGGAGAAAAACGGTAAAAAACAGATCCGTATCGCCGAAACCGAAAAATACCCGCACGTTACCTTCTTCTTTTCCGGCGGGCGCGAAGCTCCTTTTGTTGGAGAAAGCCGCCTGTTATGTCCGTCGCCAAAGGTAGCCACCTATGATTTAAAACCCGAAATGAGCGCTTTTGACTTAAAAGATGCCCTGATTCCGGAACTTAAAAAAGGCGACGTGGATTTTGTTTGCCTGAACTTTGCCAACGGCGATATGGTAGGCCATACCGGTGTTATGGAAGCAGCAATCAAAGCCTGTGAAGCGGTTGACATTTGCGTAAAAGAAGTTATTGAGACCGCTTTGGAAAACAATTATACCACGATTGTTATTGCCGACCACGGAAATTGTGAAACCATGATCAACCCGGACGGCACGCCAAACACCGCCCATACAACAAATCCGGTTCCGATTATTTTAGTGGACAAAGACCTGAAATATATCGATAACGGAATTTTAGGCGACTTGGCTCCTACTATTTTAGAATTAATGGGTATTGAAAAACCGGCTGTCATGACACAGCACTCTCTTTTAAGACCTTTTGAAAAATAA
- a CDS encoding acetyl-CoA hydrolase/transferase family protein: MSKYVSAAEAVKIIRSNDRIYVQAAAATPTVLTKALAERASELKNVEVCHLHTEGEAPYANPELAESFHVNSFFIGQNVRHTLAAGNGSYTPVFLSELPHLFRKKVIHLDVAFIHVSPPDSHGYCSLGVSVEATMAAIENSKTVIAQVNPNMPRTFGDGILHISEIDYLVEVNEVIHGHGSKEISPVEAKIGELVAGLIEDESTLQMGIGSIPNAVLAKLVNHKNLGLHTEMFSDGVIDLIENDVINCNYKGVNRGRALATFLIGSQRLYDFVDDNPFIEMRESSYVNDTSVIRRNPKMIAINSAIEVDATGQVCADSIGAKMYSGVGGQMDFVRGASLSKGGKAIIALPSVTKRGESRIVPYLKQGAGVVTTRSHVQYIVTEYGIADLYGKTLKQRVQELLRIAHPDHQEWIEKSYYDISRFK, translated from the coding sequence ATGAGTAAATATGTTTCTGCAGCAGAAGCTGTAAAGATTATAAGGTCGAATGACAGAATTTATGTACAGGCAGCGGCTGCAACGCCCACTGTTTTAACAAAGGCACTGGCCGAAAGAGCCTCCGAACTGAAAAACGTTGAAGTATGCCATTTGCATACGGAAGGAGAAGCTCCTTATGCAAATCCGGAACTGGCGGAAAGTTTTCATGTGAATTCCTTTTTTATCGGTCAGAATGTACGGCACACTTTGGCGGCCGGAAACGGTTCCTATACACCGGTTTTTTTAAGTGAACTGCCGCATTTATTCCGTAAAAAGGTGATTCACCTGGATGTGGCTTTTATCCATGTATCGCCACCGGACAGCCACGGTTATTGCTCTTTGGGTGTTTCGGTAGAAGCGACTATGGCGGCAATTGAAAACTCCAAAACGGTTATCGCACAGGTCAACCCGAACATGCCGAGAACTTTTGGCGACGGAATCCTGCATATTTCCGAAATTGATTACCTGGTTGAGGTAAATGAGGTGATTCACGGGCACGGTTCGAAAGAGATCAGCCCAGTGGAAGCAAAAATCGGGGAATTGGTTGCCGGATTGATCGAAGATGAAAGTACACTTCAAATGGGAATTGGTTCCATTCCGAATGCCGTTTTAGCGAAACTCGTAAACCATAAAAATTTAGGATTGCACACCGAAATGTTTTCCGACGGGGTAATTGACCTGATCGAAAATGACGTGATCAATTGTAATTATAAAGGAGTAAACCGCGGAAGGGCTCTGGCTACTTTTTTAATCGGTTCCCAGCGTTTGTATGATTTTGTAGATGACAATCCGTTTATTGAAATGCGGGAATCGTCTTATGTGAATGACACGTCTGTTATTCGCAGAAATCCCAAAATGATAGCGATTAACTCGGCGATAGAAGTGGATGCTACCGGTCAGGTTTGTGCCGATTCGATCGGGGCGAAAATGTATTCCGGTGTGGGCGGACAGATGGACTTTGTGCGGGGAGCCTCTTTAAGTAAAGGCGGAAAAGCCATTATTGCGCTGCCATCGGTTACCAAAAGAGGGGAAAGCCGTATTGTGCCGTATCTGAAACAGGGTGCGGGAGTGGTAACAACACGTTCACATGTACAGTATATCGTAACGGAATACGGAATTGCCGATCTATATGGGAAAACATTAAAGCAGCGTGTTCAGGAGCTGCTTCGGATTGCGCATCCGGATCATCAGGAATGGATCGAGAAATCGTATTATGACATCAGTCGTTTTAAATAA
- the map gene encoding type I methionyl aminopeptidase, with product MIIPKTREEIELMRESALLVSKTLGMIASEIKPGITTLQLDKLAETFIRDHQGIPGFLGLYGCPSTLLTSVNDQIVHGLPTDRPIQEGDIVSVDCGAIKNEFYGDHAYTFEIGEVAPETKKLLQVTKESLYVGIREFKIGNRVEDVGNAIQKYTEAHGYGVVRELVGHGLGKKMHEEPEMPNYGKRGRGKLFIEGMVVAIEPMINMGTKNIKHLKDGWTIVTRDGKPSAHFEHNVAIVDGKPELLSTFEYIYQVLGIQSDEEKEFRKEALVL from the coding sequence ATGATTATTCCCAAAACAAGAGAAGAAATAGAATTAATGCGAGAGAGTGCCCTATTGGTTTCTAAGACCTTAGGAATGATTGCCAGTGAAATCAAACCTGGTATTACCACGCTTCAACTTGATAAATTAGCCGAAACATTCATCAGAGACCATCAGGGGATTCCCGGATTTCTGGGATTATACGGCTGTCCTTCCACCTTACTGACAAGTGTTAACGACCAGATTGTTCACGGTTTACCAACCGACAGACCAATCCAGGAAGGCGACATTGTTTCGGTAGATTGTGGTGCTATTAAAAATGAATTTTATGGTGACCATGCCTATACTTTCGAGATTGGCGAGGTAGCTCCCGAAACGAAAAAGTTACTTCAGGTAACCAAAGAATCCTTATATGTTGGTATCCGTGAATTCAAAATCGGGAACCGCGTGGAAGACGTTGGAAATGCCATTCAGAAATACACCGAAGCACATGGCTACGGAGTGGTTCGTGAATTGGTAGGTCACGGTTTAGGCAAAAAAATGCACGAAGAACCGGAAATGCCAAACTACGGAAAAAGAGGCCGCGGTAAACTTTTTATAGAAGGAATGGTTGTAGCTATTGAACCGATGATTAACATGGGTACCAAAAACATCAAACATTTAAAAGACGGATGGACGATTGTTACCCGCGATGGAAAACCAAGTGCTCACTTTGAACACAATGTGGCTATCGTGGACGGGAAACCGGAATTATTATCCACTTTCGAATATATTTATCAGGTTTTAGGCATTCAATCTGATGAAGAAAAAGAATTTAGAAAAGAAGCTTTAGTACTCTAA
- a CDS encoding class I SAM-dependent methyltransferase encodes MKSAFKFILNTIPRPLLIRLSYVARPVLALALKGNAFTDPIDGKSFRTFLPYGYGTQRNNVLSPSTLSLERHRLLWLYLKNETDFFTAPKKVLHFAPEQAFYKLFRNQKNLEYTTTDLLSPLADVKADICNLPFADNSYDLILCNHVLEHIPDDTKAMQELYRVLKPGGMGIFQIPQDLSRAETFEDDSITDPKERARIFGQYDHVRVYGRDYFDKLRNIGFTVVEEDYTQKIAPDLVERYCLAKGEIIPVCYK; translated from the coding sequence ATGAAATCCGCTTTCAAATTTATCCTGAATACCATCCCAAGACCTTTATTAATAAGGTTGAGTTATGTTGCACGACCTGTTTTGGCTTTAGCCTTAAAAGGAAATGCGTTTACCGATCCTATAGACGGGAAAAGTTTCAGAACATTCCTTCCGTACGGTTACGGCACGCAGCGCAACAATGTTCTTTCTCCCAGTACGCTTTCACTGGAAAGACACCGTTTATTGTGGTTGTATTTAAAAAATGAAACCGATTTCTTTACCGCTCCCAAAAAAGTACTGCACTTTGCTCCGGAGCAGGCTTTCTACAAATTATTCCGGAACCAGAAAAACCTGGAATATACCACTACCGATTTATTATCGCCGTTAGCCGATGTAAAGGCCGACATCTGCAACCTGCCTTTTGCAGACAATTCGTATGATCTGATATTGTGCAATCACGTTTTGGAACACATTCCGGACGACACCAAAGCCATGCAGGAATTATACCGTGTTTTAAAACCGGGCGGCATGGGCATTTTTCAAATCCCGCAGGATTTATCGAGAGCCGAAACTTTTGAAGACGATTCCATTACCGATCCTAAAGAACGTGCCCGTATCTTCGGACAGTACGACCACGTTCGCGTTTACGGAAGGGATTATTTCGACAAGTTAAGAAACATTGGTTTTACCGTTGTGGAAGAAGATTACACCCAAAAAATTGCACCCGATCTAGTAGAACGCTATTGCCTGGCCAAAGGTGAAATTATTCCGGTTTGCTATAAATAA